One window from the genome of Pedobacter schmidteae encodes:
- a CDS encoding DUF4268 domain-containing protein, giving the protein MYSKDQVSQLKQEFWTTFGQYIAPQTSAEGLKINWINYKTGIKHLFFKMEVDKHQASIAIEMTHPDAGIQELVYEQFTAFKKLLEAQLGEEWIWQPGISDAYGKKISRIYQVLSDVSIFKKEDWPALISFLKPRIIALDEFWNDAQYSFEVFK; this is encoded by the coding sequence TTGTACTCAAAAGATCAGGTATCACAATTAAAACAAGAGTTCTGGACAACATTTGGACAGTATATCGCACCCCAAACTTCGGCCGAAGGATTAAAAATTAACTGGATCAACTATAAAACTGGTATCAAACATTTGTTCTTTAAAATGGAAGTTGACAAACATCAGGCTTCTATTGCGATTGAGATGACACATCCGGATGCAGGTATACAGGAACTGGTCTATGAACAGTTTACCGCGTTTAAAAAACTGCTGGAGGCGCAGTTGGGCGAGGAATGGATATGGCAGCCCGGTATCAGTGATGCATATGGTAAGAAAATTAGTCGCATTTATCAGGTTTTGTCCGATGTAAGTATCTTTAAAAAAGAAGATTGGCCGGCTTTAATCTCTTTTTTAAAACCGAGGATAATTGCCCTTGATGAGTTTTGGAATGATGCCCAATATAGTTTTGAGGTGTTTAAGTAA
- a CDS encoding DsrE family protein, producing MDFECNRTSSAGVAFKKMGYIAAPNIKYMKHLIFIFSILLCSTFSISAQSQTKNVFTGAKATLKHYKALYVLNNGEEKRVNSTLRNIKNALEDPRLKGKLEVELIVFGDGVSLYDKNSPYLEKLKDLKSRGVLLAQCENTLRERNIDKSTLYDFVSFVPSGNGEIIIRQQEGWAVIHP from the coding sequence ATGGATTTTGAATGCAATAGGACCAGCTCGGCAGGGGTGGCTTTTAAAAAAATGGGCTATATTGCGGCTCCCAATATTAAATATATGAAGCACTTGATTTTTATTTTTTCCATTCTTTTATGCAGTACTTTTTCCATATCTGCCCAATCTCAGACAAAAAATGTTTTTACGGGAGCAAAGGCCACGCTAAAACATTACAAAGCACTGTATGTGCTGAACAATGGCGAGGAGAAAAGAGTAAACAGTACGCTGCGAAATATTAAAAATGCATTGGAAGATCCCCGCCTGAAAGGCAAGTTGGAAGTGGAGTTGATTGTTTTTGGAGATGGCGTAAGTTTGTACGATAAAAATAGTCCATACCTGGAGAAGTTAAAGGATCTGAAATCGCGAGGCGTGTTGTTGGCACAGTGCGAAAACACATTACGTGAAAGGAATATTGATAAAAGTACTTTATATGATTTTGTCAGTTTTGTGCCCAGCGGTAACGGTGAAATCATTATCCGCCAGCAGGAAGGTTGGGCAGTAATTCATCCCTAA